Proteins encoded in a region of the Limnothrix sp. FACHB-406 genome:
- a CDS encoding LysR family transcriptional regulator, which produces MSDLPFTLDQLRILKAIAAEGSFKRAADSLYVSQPAVSLQVQNLERQLDVPLFDRGGRRAQLTEAGHMLLSYGEKILTLCQETCRAIKDLQNLQGGTLIVGASQTTGTYLLPRMIGMFHDKYPEVGVQLHVHSTRRTSWSVSNGQIDLAIIGGEVPAELQESLEVLAYARDELALILPPQHPLAQLDPIDREHLYGLSFIALDSQSTIRKVIDTVLSQSGIDTRRLKVDMELNSIEAIKNAVQAGLGAAFVSVAAIEKELQLGHLHRSQIENFRVERILKVITNPNRYRSKAAEAFTRDILPHFASADLYPPPPSVPSSPEPEMLISLD; this is translated from the coding sequence ATGTCCGATTTGCCATTCACGCTTGACCAACTCCGCATCCTCAAGGCGATCGCCGCCGAAGGGAGCTTTAAGCGGGCCGCCGATAGCCTCTATGTTTCGCAACCTGCGGTGAGCTTGCAGGTACAAAACCTAGAGCGCCAATTGGATGTGCCCCTGTTCGATCGCGGCGGTCGCCGGGCCCAACTAACCGAAGCAGGCCACATGCTGCTGAGTTACGGCGAAAAGATCCTGACCCTTTGCCAGGAAACCTGCCGAGCGATCAAAGATTTGCAAAACCTCCAAGGCGGAACCTTGATCGTGGGGGCCAGCCAAACCACCGGGACTTATCTGCTGCCTCGGATGATTGGCATGTTCCACGACAAATATCCCGAGGTGGGGGTGCAGTTGCATGTGCATTCCACCCGCCGCACCTCCTGGAGCGTGTCGAACGGCCAAATCGACCTGGCCATCATTGGCGGCGAAGTGCCGGCCGAGCTGCAAGAGTCCTTGGAAGTGTTGGCCTATGCCCGCGATGAGCTGGCGCTGATTTTGCCACCTCAGCACCCATTGGCCCAGCTTGATCCCATCGATCGGGAACATCTCTATGGGTTGTCTTTCATTGCCCTTGACTCCCAATCCACCATCCGCAAAGTGATTGATACGGTCTTGAGTCAGTCGGGAATTGACACCCGCCGCCTCAAGGTGGATATGGAATTGAACTCGATCGAAGCCATTAAAAACGCAGTTCAAGCAGGTCTCGGCGCGGCCTTTGTCTCCGTAGCGGCGATCGAAAAAGAACTGCAATTAGGCCACCTCCACCGCAGCCAAATCGAAAACTTCCGGGTTGAGCGAATCCTCAAGGTGATTACCAACCCCAACCGCTATCGCTCCAAGGCCGCAGAAGCCTTCACTCGCGACATTTTGCCCCATTTTGCTTCGGCCGATTTATATCCACCGCCCCCGAGCGTCCCTAGCTCTCCGGAACCGGAAATGCTGATTAGTTTGGATTAG
- a CDS encoding serine/threonine-protein kinase, which produces MEVYCTRPGCDRPRNEFPDLDHPQTLVSVGQKFCSRCGMPQILGGRYLPIRLLGQGGFGAAYLAIDRYTPATRKCVVKQFLPPADLQGDRLALAQSLFVKEAAVLESLGHEHPQIPDLFAFFPLTVPTPTGDRTQDYFYIVQEFIDGQNLEEELADQGPFSEAETRIVLREVLKVLHFIHDRGAIHRDIKPSNLMRRRDGRLFLLDFGSVRLAAQGSNNQSTSIYSTGFAPPEQVTGGMVFPSTDLYSLGVTCLVLLTGQAPETLYDSFQGQWRWRSGVTVSDELAVVLDRLVQLTPNQRFSSAQEVLARLDQVTILPLVNPGAGQPSLQILSVPPKLSTSQPVAAGPAPLAPHPPAPTQPQPATSPKPSKGKARSGTPFSTREWISHSLFTGVQGTLIWNFGQSLGQLFGIEAAVPGLWLLIILVALQQSRTIERWDLLLLPVITIGVVSLIPLLRNGLALLELIVLAGAIGLVCVIITCIIRLGFLLTGRSRP; this is translated from the coding sequence ATGGAGGTTTACTGCACGCGGCCGGGGTGCGATCGCCCCCGGAACGAGTTTCCCGATCTGGATCACCCTCAGACCCTGGTGTCTGTGGGGCAAAAGTTTTGTTCGCGCTGCGGAATGCCGCAAATTTTGGGCGGTCGCTATTTGCCGATTCGTCTGTTGGGGCAGGGCGGCTTCGGAGCGGCTTATTTAGCTATCGATCGCTACACCCCCGCAACCCGTAAATGCGTGGTGAAACAGTTTTTGCCGCCGGCCGACCTTCAGGGCGATCGCCTAGCCCTGGCCCAATCTTTGTTTGTGAAGGAAGCGGCGGTGCTGGAATCTTTGGGCCATGAGCATCCCCAAATTCCGGATCTGTTCGCCTTTTTTCCGCTCACGGTTCCCACCCCAACGGGCGATCGCACGCAGGACTACTTCTACATTGTTCAGGAATTCATTGACGGGCAAAATCTGGAAGAGGAGCTAGCAGATCAGGGCCCTTTCTCAGAGGCAGAAACGCGGATCGTGTTGCGAGAAGTGCTGAAGGTGCTGCATTTCATTCACGATCGGGGAGCCATTCATCGAGACATCAAACCCTCAAATCTGATGCGGCGGCGGGATGGGCGGCTGTTTTTGTTGGATTTTGGTTCCGTGCGATTGGCGGCCCAAGGCTCGAATAACCAGTCCACCAGCATCTATTCCACCGGATTTGCGCCGCCGGAACAGGTAACCGGCGGGATGGTTTTCCCATCCACAGATCTCTATAGCTTGGGGGTCACTTGCCTGGTGTTGTTAACGGGGCAAGCGCCTGAAACCCTTTATGACTCGTTTCAGGGCCAATGGCGCTGGCGATCGGGGGTGACGGTCAGCGATGAGTTGGCCGTGGTGCTCGATCGGCTGGTGCAGCTCACGCCCAATCAACGGTTCAGCTCAGCCCAAGAGGTGCTGGCGCGGCTTGATCAGGTGACCATTTTGCCGTTGGTGAATCCCGGCGCGGGCCAGCCCAGTTTGCAAATTTTGAGCGTGCCACCCAAACTCAGCACCTCTCAGCCAGTGGCCGCCGGCCCCGCCCCCCTTGCGCCCCATCCTCCAGCGCCAACCCAACCGCAACCCGCCACCTCCCCAAAACCCAGCAAGGGCAAGGCGCGATCGGGCACACCCTTCAGCACGCGCGAGTGGATCAGCCACAGCCTGTTTACTGGTGTTCAGGGCACATTAATTTGGAACTTTGGGCAAAGTTTGGGGCAATTGTTCGGCATTGAGGCGGCCGTGCCGGGCCTGTGGTTGCTGATTATTTTGGTGGCGCTGCAACAGTCGCGGACGATCGAGCGGTGGGATTTGTTGCTGTTGCCGGTGATTACGATCGGGGTAGTCAGCCTGATTCCTCTGTTGCGAAACGGGTTAGCCCTGTTGGAATTGATCGTGCTGGCCGGGGCGATCGGGCTGGTTTGCGTCATCATCACCTGCATCATTCGCCTCGGATTTCTGCTCACAGGTCGCTCTCGACCCTAA
- a CDS encoding NAD-dependent epimerase/dehydratase family protein yields MRVLVMGGTRFIGVYLTRLLVEKGHEVTLLNRGRKPSPVEGLEVIQCDRTQGDELKSKLAHRHFEWVFDNNGRELSDTQPLVEVLRGKTEHFLYMSSAGVYLKTDQLPHCEADPVDPKSRHKGKHETESYLAHHDEPFTSFRPTYIYGPLNYNPLESWFFDRIVRDRPIPIPGNGLHITQLGHVADLASAMVAAAGNPKTIGKIYNISGDRYVTFDGLARACALAAGKDPEQLQLIHYDPKQFDFGKRKAFPMRVQHFFASNQQAKQDLGWQPAYDLVSGLRDAFENDYLPSGADRAEVDFSTDEEIVKALA; encoded by the coding sequence ATGCGTGTTTTAGTGATGGGTGGAACGCGGTTTATTGGCGTTTATCTGACCCGATTACTGGTGGAAAAAGGTCATGAAGTCACCCTGTTGAATCGTGGTCGCAAGCCCTCGCCCGTTGAAGGTTTGGAAGTCATTCAGTGCGATCGCACCCAAGGCGATGAATTGAAATCAAAGCTAGCCCATCGCCACTTTGAATGGGTGTTTGATAATAACGGTCGCGAACTCAGCGACACGCAACCGCTGGTGGAAGTGTTGCGCGGCAAAACCGAGCATTTTCTCTACATGAGTTCGGCCGGTGTTTACCTGAAAACCGACCAATTGCCCCACTGCGAAGCAGACCCCGTTGATCCCAAAAGTCGTCACAAGGGCAAACATGAAACGGAAAGTTATTTAGCCCACCATGATGAACCCTTCACATCGTTTCGACCAACCTATATCTACGGGCCCCTGAATTACAATCCGCTGGAATCTTGGTTTTTTGATCGGATTGTGCGCGATCGCCCGATTCCCATTCCCGGCAACGGATTACACATCACCCAACTGGGCCATGTGGCTGACTTGGCTAGTGCAATGGTGGCGGCGGCTGGTAACCCCAAGACCATTGGCAAAATCTACAACATTTCGGGCGATCGCTACGTCACGTTCGATGGCTTGGCGCGGGCCTGTGCATTGGCTGCCGGTAAAGATCCGGAGCAATTGCAACTGATTCATTACGATCCCAAGCAATTTGATTTTGGCAAGCGAAAGGCTTTTCCAATGCGCGTGCAGCATTTCTTTGCCAGCAATCAACAAGCAAAACAGGATTTGGGATGGCAACCTGCCTACGATTTGGTTTCTGGGTTGCGAGATGCGTTTGAAAATGATTACTTACCGTCGGGAGCCGATCGCGCGGAAGTGGACTTTTCAACTGATGAAGAAATCGTGAAAGCCTTGGCTTAA